The following nucleotide sequence is from Acyrthosiphon pisum isolate AL4f chromosome A2, pea_aphid_22Mar2018_4r6ur, whole genome shotgun sequence.
taacaaaaaaacaatgcttaaaaatatgtttaaaatttaaaaaaattaactttggaaaaatatttcgtgactaagtactaagtacctacctataatattactatattagtatgtaCAGTGATATGATCTGTGGTAATAACGTGCTAGACTGGTGGATGGCGGTACGTactttagattataataatctgTATTCTGTGGCATTgccaaacaataaaatatttgtagtgAGTTGACAGAGTAATAAgtgatatctattatataatatccaaacTAATTTCAAAACTAACGAATTAAATGTGAATCACGATAAGCTAGGTACCAGTGGTGCgcactcaaaaataaatagtggtAGCAAATTGAATCGGTTACCTCTATATTGGCTAATAGGCTAATGTCTATAGcctataattaatagtttattttcaatatttttatacatagtacaatttttatgatataaatattttggagcCAGGGGGTCCACCCACTCTCCTAACAAAAAAATCAGGGGTAGCAGCTGCTACCCTTGAGCCCTCCAGTGTGCGCCACTGCCTCATACCTTATAATCTATTAGTTTGAGGTACTTGCCCCCcagatatttatattgtacatatacatctatatctatattatacctataaagcTAGTATAGATGTCGGtgactttaattaaaaaaacgagtgactatatagaaacttgaaaatttcactgaatgtttaattagcattttctatatacgataaaattttgaaaataatttgactctttttgagctgtttacggacattgtaccTAATGACAAATATACGCAAGttagttaaaacaattaatttttatagctttATTTAAGGCCCCTGCAAATGTGTCATTTTTAGGGAGCTGTGTTTAGGCAATTATTTCGTTTCTGCGATTACTGATCGTCTTAGTGTGTAtagtaaatgatcattagtgtgtgtatacTCCCCTACTATCACCCACGACCCGcatcaatttacaatacattgttatttcttatctgGTTTGTGGTTGCACGCACGCAAATGCACAAgtcatattatgtctatatcaaaatattcaaaaccaatttatggaCGTGTAATAGCCGTcgcactgacaaaaattaaggtactttcTAGTGGNNNNNNNNNNNNNNNNNNNNNNNNNNNNNNNNNNNNNNNNNNNNNNNNNNCATTTTGTAAATCGAACCACTAgaagtactttaatttttgtcagtcgcTAAGgtcgttttgatgaaaaaataatagggtttgcaggggccttaagttataagttaatagttaagaaacaatatattaggtaacTCTAAAAGTGTCAGGTGAATATGCAGGAGAAAAAATAcacgtgtaaaatatatatagttattatgctatgtatattttactttgaattagttattttatttttttaaataatcaccaGAATGTCACATAGATATTGTATGGATTTCGAATAGTTTAAATAGTAACCAACAGTTTTGTCCAAAATTCCATTGTTTCTTGTTCCGCacgacatataatatatcaaggATAACTTGTATGTGTTTATTCTTAATTCAAAtcgttgtatatatattatacagtgtgtacTGTGgttgaacgaaaaaaaaaattaattaattacacgtTTTAACCATAGTACAGACGTACCTATacttgttgataataatatgtaaacttaCAATGTACCTGTAtagataattgatatattatactatatggttTTAACTTGACgagtgttatatacttatatttgttaaaattaattggaatatgttatagtattatgggtacctacctagtcgTTACAATGGATACTTAAGCTAGTTAGGACCTAACTGAAAACTAATGAATTcgttaaatgattaaaaaataaaaataaataaataaataataactttgtaATAATTAGCCATGATTCCCAACAAAGAACTTTGGCAGCGCGTGCGTTTATGCGTTTTGGTTGCTCTTGTTTTCGCgtgatgacaataatatgtgccgatattatattattatacctctaTAAGTACGATTGTGTTATAGAAATGAAACAAACGCTTAATGCTAAATGGCCGTGATCGCGTGTCAATAATCATTGTCTGAGTTGGAATTACGTATTCAAATACGGGAATGCGCTAATGAGCGATGGGCGCAAAATGTCATAATCAGACCTCACAATGTTCACTGGCGACacgaaacgaaataatatatacgacaacggtattattattattagtacactAAACAGCAGTGTCACGATCTAGAcggtttttctaattttcaagACAcagtgactataatattattattggtagttTTAGCAGCCGACGATCGACGGTGGCGAAGTTATCGTgataatcaaaatatcaaatccaACTCTATGTGGTCGCCTTAagccccccaccaaaaaaaaaaaaatagtttgccCTCAATCTTGCATTACCGTGCTTCCGGATttctgtacatatatatttaaaaataaatactataactatttaataataataataatatttaactcccCCCTCCAAACAAAAAATTCTCCTGTTGGCAGTCGATTCAATACAAACATTTAGGTAGAAGaaagtgagaaaaaaaaattgaaagttcagaagtttgaatataatttaaactagacatttatacatatttttattttacaatctaaaaggggtaatggaaataaaaattaaagcttacatattatatgggagAAATTAGGAAGATAGAACTGATGTTAAAAATTCGTTCTACCCTCATTTCATTGTTGTGTTTCTTTTATTGTTAAtgatcttatatattttatattttaagttcccTATCTGGTGTTGTATTGatagctatacaatttttttttttaatttaatatttgtctactatttattgttatgttgacatatcatgaatattttacatattttgttcttattctatattttttttttctaaatactaatttttcttttacatgGTTCTAACTTTTAATCAATGACATTTTTGGTGTGCTTAtctaattatacacattttatagtcAATTCGCTTACAatgtacttaaaaacaaaaaaaaattatgatatcttAGAAGTTAAATgaggttttttttacattttttgtatttcctagccttaacatttattttcttactTAAACTAGCTTAAATTAggttaattgttatacattcttttttttttcatttctttatattttttacaatcattttcatgcttttttctGACTTATATTAGATTAGACAAAATTGTACACATTCTTTGTACCTATTTACttgctttaacatttttttatatcttatgcTAACTTAAATTAGACTAAtcattctacatttttttattatttttttttacatttatttattgcttACGCGTACTTAAATTAGGTTAGACaaaattttacacattatttgTAGTTTCTTGctttaacattttgttatacCTTATGCTAACTTAACTTAGattaatcattttacattttttttttcattttttttttacatttgttttcatGCTTATGCTGACTTAAATtaggttagaaaaaaaatgtttacacatTCTTTGTATTTACttgctttaacatttttttttttttatgacttatgctaacttatattaagttaataattttatacttattttagtaCTTAGGTTAATATCTTAAAGTaggttatttgtatttgttaatgttattctgtaatattcttataaattagttatataatagttcttatagtaatttatataggtagtctaATAGTTCAGACCCGGGACGGATGTCTCAGACACGGGACGGATGTCTCCTCCTGGAGCTACCCAAAGGAAGCAGCTCAATGAAAGCAGCCAAGACTATTGCTTCAGCCATGTCAAGCAAGCTTGGCGACTCCGTTGGGAAGGTGGTCCAGCTTGGGGTCCAGGTGGAAGTCGAAGTGCTGGACATCGACGCAACCGCCACCGCCTCGGAGGTCCTGGAGGCGCTTCGCGACGCGATTCCCGGTCAGGACGATCTGGCAGCCAGATCGACAGGGACGTAGTCAGCGACGTCAGGATATGGGGCACCCGATCCGGACAGCAGATTGCGACGGCGAAAATGCCCAGGAGCATTGCCGCCAGCATCGCCAGGGTCCCGATCGGGTGGACCATGTGCCGCGTCCGGCCGAGAACGCTGCTACCGGAGAGGTGTTTCAGGTGTCAGGCCTTCGGCCACAACTCCAGATCCTGCACCGCGGAGGACAGGACGGGTGCCTGTTGGAAGTGCGGAGTGGCAGGACACTTAATGAAGGACTGCGCCGAGGGTGACGACCGTTGCGTGGCCTGCGAAACCGCTGGTCTGCCGAAGGTCTCGCACAAACCAGGCTCCGGGGCGTGCGCCGCTAGAAGAAAGTCGGGAGCAGCCAAGAGTACAGATGATTAAATTCCTGCAGATAAATCTGAATGCGAATTGGGCAGCAGAGCAGCTTATGGCACAGACGGCGGAAGAGATCGGGGCTGACATCCTTATCGTATCTGAGCCGGCCACCCCCTACGGCCACGAGGACCGGTGGTGTTTCAGCACGGATCGCAAGGCTGCTATGGGAACATCACTGCGCTCAGAGCTCAGTCACGATGGTCGGGGCTTCGGCAGTGGGTTCGCCTGGCTATCATTCCAGGGACTGACCGTCTTCAGCTGTTATTGCAGGCCCGGGGCCTCGCTGCCGGAGTATCGACTGTTTCTGGGTGACCtttctagcgaaacctcagccgaGTACTGTTGCTTTCGCTAACCGTTGACGGACGGTACAGAACGCGTCCCCAGGTTGCGGATAGGGGAACGCCCAGTTCCCCCTGCTTCAGCAGGGTCGGGTAGCCTGCGAATAACTAATAACAGGCCGTGGACAGCTTCGATCAAATGATCCGTGGTCCGGTCGGGATGCCCCTCGTACCGGGGTAGGGTCGCTGACAGGTCCACCGAGCCTGTCAGTGGTGTTCTCAGCACGCGCTGGAAGCACGGGCGTCGGGGCTTGCTCCGTCCAGTTGCCGGGCGTCTCAGTGTTAGTCAGTCCATTCCATGTCTCCGGGGCACAGCGGTGAGTGGCTCTGGTCTGCCTCTGATGGCTCGTCTCCTTACGAGTCCCTAAGTCGGTAGGCGAGCTCGGTCGTCAAATCAAGTCCAACCTTAGATTTTAAGGGAGAGGAGTATTCCAAGGGCCAGGCCGTATACGGTTTCGTAGATGGGTGATACTCCCTCTACGTCGGTCAGAAGACTGGCGGTGCGCGGCTGGTGCGGCCGTCAGCTTGCTGGCTACGCCCTCTGTATGTCCACGGATGATCACGGTTGGCGTGGGGTCTTTGTTTTACCTTCCTCGAAAGGGTGGCGGCCAAGATTAATTTCGCGCCCCGTGGATGAGCGTTCACGGTAAAGGCAAACCGTGAGCCTACTATGCCGGTTAAATTCTCGGGAGACCTAAAGGTCGGACATCTGACTGAAGATGTAATTCAGTGCTACGGGCGCGGGAGGGCCCCGTCGGAAACGACGCCTCCCGCCGCGGGCGACCGGTGCTGGCTCGCTGGCGCTTGGTGGTCCGTTGTCGGTAGGAGTTTCGTAGTGGCGGTATTTCAACAAATACTTTGTGGTTAAGTTAATTGATGCTAGCGTATAGCACCCGCTGACAGTCGAAAACCTCTGGTGAACGTTCGGAGCGGCCTTGCGGTGCGAGCCGCGGGGTCGAATTCGGTTCCTCCCGGGCGTACAGCCGCTATACCCCTGTAGTCCTTCAGGGGAGGTTGTCTGTTACCATATACAGTCGGAGTGAGGATAGCACTCAGCCAAACCAGGCGAGATTCAGGTGGCATACAGCCTATTCTCATGGTACGGGGCTTCGGCCCTGGTGCTGGTGGTCCATTTTGACGACCCACACGCGGCTTGGCACAGCGCTTATACACGGTCCATAGTTGTAGCCGAAAGGCATCAAAACCTAGGATACTCGTGTTTCTGGGTGACCTTGAGGCGGCGATCCGCGCTAGAGGGGACTCATCGATCGTTCTGGCCGGCGACTTCAACGCCTGGAACGTGGAGTGGGGTTCGAGAACCAACAACCCCAGGGGCGCACCGCTGTCTGATCTCGCCATAAGTCTGGGGCTGATCTTGGCCAACTCGGGCACCTCCCCTACCTTCGTGAGAGGGGCGGCCACATCAATTATAGATCTCACGTTCTATCGAGGCGTGGACCTCACAGACTGGCAGGTACCCGACCTAGAGACATTGAGCGACCACAACTACGTCTGCTTCAACACGGCTGACCCAGCCCAGGCCCCGGTCGCCGATGTACCCGCTAACGTCTCCTCCGGCTGGTCAACCAAGAAGCTCGACCCAGACGCCCTGTGCCGTCATCTGAGCATCACGCACCTAGGAGCCACCGTCAGTGCCGCCTGTGCTGAGACTGCGCTGTCTTCGGCTGAATCATTTGACGCGTTCCTGTTCGGCGCCTGCGAAGCTTCCATGCCCAGGAAAAGAAAAGGCCCTCAGGGCAGACGGCTGGTGTTCTGGTGGTCGGAGAAGATCTCCGATCTGCGGCGCCAGTCCCTTGCCCTCCGTAGGCGATACCAAGCCTGCGTCAGACGCGTCAACCAGCCTGGAGTTCAAGAAGCTAGGTTTTCCTACATCGCCGCCAAGAGGGAGCTACGCATAGCCATCCGGGAGGCGAAAAACAAGGGCTGGGCCGACTTGTGTGCCCAGGTTGACACAGACCCCTGGGGCAGACCCTACAAGCTAGTGATGAAGAAGCTCGGCGGCCAGAACCCGGCCGCGAGCTCCAAGGGCAGGGAAGCCGTCATCGCCGACGCTCTGTTCCCGGCGGCCCCCGTCACGGATTGGAGATTGGCCCCGTCCCCAGCGGTGCACAACATCTTTCAGGCATTCGACCCGGTCCGGAACACGCTCGAGTTCACCAGGGTCATTCCAGAATTCAGGCCGGAAGAACTCAGCAGAGCAGTAAAGAGACTCGCACCGGGCAAGGCGGCCGGTCCTTCGGGGATCCCCAACGAGATCCTCAGGGCTGTCGCGCTCGCCCAGCCCTGCGCAGTCCTCCGCGTCTTCAATGATTGCCTCAACGCGTCGACGTTCCCACCACGTTGGAAGAGGGCACGCCTAGTGCTACTTCGTAAGGGTCCGGACAAACCTCCGGACGCTCCGTCGAGCTACAGGCCGATCTGCATGCTGGACGCCCCTGGGAAGCTGCTCGAGAGGCTCCTTCTCCAGAGGCTTGAAGATCACCTGGACGCTCACGGGGGGCGGAGAAGAGCCCCGAACCAGTTCGGCTTCAGGAGGGGAGTTAGCACTGAGTTAGCAATCGGCACCGTTCTCAGCATCGCTGCTCTGGCGGCCACCACCCCGAGATTGAAGAGCCTCTGCGTTCTGGTGACGCTGGATGTCAGGAACGCCTCCAATTCTCTGGGGTGGCCGGTCATCGACGCAGCTCTGAGGGGTATTAACACCCCGGAGTACTTGGTAGAGATGCTCCGGTCCTGGCTGGCTGACCGAACACTTCTGACTGGCGAGGAATTGGCAGAGAGACCGGTGACCTGCGGAGTGCCGCAGGGTTCCGTCCTTGGCCCCACCTTGTGGAACGTCGCTTACGACTCCCTCCTGAAGATGGAAACGCCGCCCGGGGTACAGCTAGTCGGTTTTGCGGACGATCTCGCGGTTGTGGGCACGGCCGTGACCGGACAGCAGCTCGAAGATGCAATCAATCCCACTCTGGCGGCTAGAGATGTCTGGATGCGGAGCAGGGGCCTAGAGCTGGCTCATCAGAAGAGCGAGGCGGTGGTGCTTTTCCGGAGGCGGGCGTTTGTCCCACCACGCTTGACGTTCGGCGGCCACCCGATCCCACTGCGGAATGAGATCAGGTACCTCCGGTGTGATCCTGGACAAGCGTCTAACCTTTGCTGCACACGCG
It contains:
- the LOC107882398 gene encoding zinc finger CCHC domain-containing protein 13-like, which codes for MSPPGATQRKQLNESSQDYCFSHVKQAWRLRWEGGPAWGPGGSRSAGHRRNRHRLGGPGGASRRDSRSGRSGSQIDRDVVSDVRIWGTRSGQQIATAKMPRSIAASIARVPIGWTMCRVRPRTLLPERCFRCQAFGHNSRSCTAEDRTGACWKCGVAGHLMKDCAEGDDRCVACETAGLPKVSHKPGSGACAARRKSGAAKSTDD